In Lathyrus oleraceus cultivar Zhongwan6 chromosome 2, CAAS_Psat_ZW6_1.0, whole genome shotgun sequence, the DNA window TTTCAGAATTTTGAGTGTTCAAAATGGTTGTAAAATTATATGTTTTCTCGGCAGATTTATTCTCCGTACATATGCACATGATGATGTAAGCACCGGATCATGGTTTATCGGGCTGGACGTGATGCACCTTGATGAAAATAAGTTTTGCTGCTCATCCTGGTCCACAGGTCTCTTTCTTTTTATCCCCTCACAATCACATACACATGCTTGGAATTTATATGGTTAGGTGTTAATTCCTTATCCGttcaatttaatttttttacAACATTTGATATTTTTATGGTAGCAAAAGAGAAACTAATTAATTATAGAAGTGTCATCCTGATATGAGAAAATATTTTCTATTTTGTTTTGTATTTTCATTAATCATAGAAGTGTCATcttgtttttaatttttgttttgttttaaaaAGTTTATATAAAAACTGGAAAATGCTACTTTTAATAaaagtaataaaaataaattttcaTTTTTAACTTTTTAATACAAATTGATAATtaaaaatgaaaaccttttcttaAAATAGACACGTCCTTGTAGAAAATTGTACCAGAAAAACAAAATTAGGCATGTCCTTGTTTTTATTGGGATATCACTACTACTGCAAACTTGCAATTAGACTTTTTAGATCAGATTGTTTCAATGACTTGAGATTCATTAAGGTTAGGCTAACAAGATCACTTTTAAACAAACGGTGATGAGTTTTGGCCGTTTACACTGTTCCATTGAAATTAATTAAATTGGTTTTCTTCCCATCTTTCAGGGTCAATTTGTGCAGCAGTATGACGACTTGTCACTGACAATTTGAGTGATATACAAAGAATATATAGGAAACAGAAACCTGTTACTTCAACCATGAAGCTTTTTGCTTCAGGTGATTTTCCTCTCTCATATGATTGTGCAACAGGACAGGACGTTGATTCTTTGAGTCGAAGGCCGGGAACGGTTGGTTATGAGCTCTGCCTTTGTGACAATAGATAGTTATATACTCACATACTTTTTGGGATTGTTCAAAGGTATTAAAAAATTGACATTTATTGTTGTCTGATTTTGAGAAATTGATCCTTCCCCGTTGAATTATGTAATATAAATTGCCCTTGCCCATTAAACAACATATTTTCCCCAAGGGACTGTCAGAATAATTGTTATAGGAACTTCAAAAAAGTGTTATGGCTACAGTTGAGATTTCCTTTGAATTCATTCTTGATCGTAGATTTGCGATTCTTAGATTAGATAGCAATCTATGATCAACTCCctcttttttttataaaaaaacatATGTGGTTACTATGAATCAGCGGAATGATATGAAGGCCTCTGTTTGGTTCATTTTTTTCCTTCTTTGGATAACATGGAACATATTATTTACTGAAGCAATGATATTAGATGAAGTTGCTGTTTTTTTTAAAGTTGTTTAAATGCAAGATCAATTATATATAAATGTGCATATTATTCATTTTAAGTCTCTAAAGTGAGTTTAGAAGTTCAAAGTGACTGCTCAATTTAGAAGAGTTGCCAAACTTTATGTACAAGTGAATGTGACATTTTCAAACTGTTGTTTTTTCCCGGCTAAAGTGTGCAATGGGCATGAAAATATTCACATTAGTCAAAAAGCAATTAGAAATATCATATATTCATACAAAATTTTAATACATTAGGTTTATGAATATAGTCTCATTTATATattattcatttttcatttttcaagtaATATGAAATATCTAACTCACTTGTATTCCTATTCCTAGAGTGAATTGCAAATTTTTGTGAATGTTCTGAGAGATTTAGAAAACTCAAACGAGTGCATCGGACTCCTTTTCCTAGATATTCTCTTAAAGATGAAGTTACCATACATAAAAGTCTTGTATTGAAACACCATAAAAAGATATTCTTTTATTGGAACTTGACTTCATTTTTTTCCATCCATTTTATTGAACCGATTAATCTGATTTGGAGATTAGTTTTGATATCAAATGATTTTAGTTTCATCTTAAATGTAATTACGTGAGATCGAACTGTGATACGTCTTATCAAGTCCAGCATCAATCAACACTAGACCAACCAACTAACTATTGGTATTTAATCATTTTTTTATTGGGACATGGTTGACATAATCCTTAAAGGAGAGTAAAGAATCCACCAGCAGAATTCAACATCTGTACGCCCTGATTTTTGTATCATAAGTCAAGAAAAAACTAATTCCATCGTAAATTATAATGGCAAAAGTTGTTGGAAGCAGCTTCCGGGAAATTCCCCTAAAGCTATTGTAAGAGCATAGTATTTCCTACGCTCAATTCTGCTAAGAAAACAGTACCATTCCAGGTTCTAACAAAAAcaatttttttgatttttcttatGGGCAAGTGTTAGTATTAAATTAATTAAGAATTATGCTAGATTATAGAGTTTGAGCACTTGGTTAAAAGATTATGTAATGATATGAATAAGATGGTTTTTATAATTTGAGTAATCTCATTTACTATGTCTGTTGACATATTAAGTGCACCCACCGACTATTATGAAGGATAAGATATCATCACCACGCTTCTTTCTAATAACTCCAAACCCACGTCATGATGATTACGTACTACatttttgcttttatttttttatttttttattttcaattagaaaATTTTCATGTAAAAAAGGAAACTCAAGTTATTCCATCACCGTTTATTTTCCAACGAATTGCAGATTATCTCATTCTTATCTATTCTACCTTGATGACCTAAAATCAAAGGTCCAAAATCCACAACTTTTCAACCTAAAATCAAAGGTCCAAAATCCACCAACTTTTCAATCATTTAAACCTCAATATGTCTAACCTTAACCGTTATTCTTGAGATTCCACAATAGACCTTGAAATTTCAAAAACCATTCAATTCAAATTTAACTAGAGATTTTATTTGTCTAAGCTTCAATAATTCTGATTTTTAACATGAAAATAACCTCGACAAGACACCATTTTATCCTCAATATTTGATCTTCACTCTTGACTTGTAACTATCAACCTTGTTTCATTCCTTTTCAATAATAACTGAAAAACAACTCGGTTTCTCACAAAAAAGTTTTCACGGGAACCACGTGATTTTTCTTTCATCTGCTCAACCGATTTCGTCACGTCAAAGTTTGTTTTCTTTAAACTCTCATAAAGTATCCACAATAAGGGAAAATAATTAATAAAGGAACTGTTTTCGGTTTCTTTGAATTGTTTCTCTCAAAGATGAATCATTCTGGAAGTGAAACTGATCATAGCAGAAAGTTAGTTGAACTTACCAAGGACAAAAATGGGATAGACCATCTTGTTCTTCGAAACCCTCGAGGAGCTTCAGCAACGGTTACATTTTCTTAActttttcaatttgaaaatttgaaatttgattgatGCTAGCTTGTGTCTTGTGTGTGACTCTTTCAGGTTAGCTTGCACGGAGGGCAAGTTCTTTCATGGAAAACCGAACGCGGCCAAGAGTTATTGTTCTCTAGTACAAAGGTAGATCAGGATTTTTAATCTGTTTCACTAATTTGATTTCCCAATTTCCTGTTTGTTTAATGTAACAATTTTTATCAGGCATTCTTTAGTCCTCCCAAACCGGTCCGAGGAGGAATTCCAATCTGTTTTCCACAGGTAATTTTACCGATACTAGTGTTATTGATACagatagatcgatagatagataCTCGATAGATAATTAAGGTTGGTGTGATTTTTGTAGTTTGGAAACCGTGGTACACTAGAGCAACATGGATTTGCTAGGAATAAGATATGGGTTATTGATCAAAATCCCCCGCCACTTTCCGCTGATTCCAATGGAAAAGTTTGCATTGACTTGTTGCTCAAACCATCCGAAGATGATATGAAGATATGGCCACACAGGTACATGCGATGCTGCCTTTATCTTCTAAACTTTATTAACATCGGAATCAATATTATTGTCACATGAACATTTCGTGTATTTTGAGATTGTTGGATGAGAATCCTTTTATAAACGGTTTGTTGTTCTGAATTATTTTATTCAGCTTCGAGTTTCGCCTAAAGGTCTGTTTGACAGCCGACGGCCGTCTGATCCTGATATCTCGCATCAGGAATGTCAATGGCAAGCCTTTCAGTTTCTCCTTTGCATTTCATACATATTTGTCCATCTCTGATATCAGGTCTGTGTTCTACCCCATCATTTCCAAAAAAATTATTGCGCTGCAAATCATTGAGTTAGCATATAAGTTAACCTTAACCTTAACCTGTGCTGATTATTGACAGTGAAGTGAGGTTAGAAGGGTTGGAAACTCTTGACTACCTCGATAACTTATACCAAAAGGAACGATTTACAGAACAAGGAGATGCTTTGACATTTGAATCTGAGGTAAGGAAATTGATTATAATTTTTATTCAAATCAATCTTTATATTTATCAAGTTCAATTACTCTGCAAGTCTTGAAATTTTATCAACATGCTAAGGTCTTTTTTTCCTCTATGCGTTAGGTGGATCGAGTTTATCTTGATTCTAGCAACATGGTAGCTGTTCTAGATCACGAAAAGAAGCGAACATTCGTGATACGAAAGGAAGGTCTTCCTGATGTTGGTAAGTGTCCGTTGTTGGCAACAACTAACAAAACTTTTAACTCAAAATCTAAGTACTATGGCATTATAGAAACAACATAACTAAAACTAACCATTTATGTCAATTTTGACATTGCATAGTTGTTTGGAATCCTTGGGAGAAAAAATCCAAGTCAATAGTGGATTTCGGAGACGAAGAGTACAAGCAAATGCTCTGCGTGGATGGCGCAGCAGTTGAAAATCCGATAAC includes these proteins:
- the LOC127120791 gene encoding putative glucose-6-phosphate 1-epimerase, with the translated sequence MNHSGSETDHSRKLVELTKDKNGIDHLVLRNPRGASATVSLHGGQVLSWKTERGQELLFSSTKAFFSPPKPVRGGIPICFPQFGNRGTLEQHGFARNKIWVIDQNPPPLSADSNGKVCIDLLLKPSEDDMKIWPHSFEFRLKVCLTADGRLILISRIRNVNGKPFSFSFAFHTYLSISDISEVRLEGLETLDYLDNLYQKERFTEQGDALTFESEVDRVYLDSSNMVAVLDHEKKRTFVIRKEGLPDVVVWNPWEKKSKSIVDFGDEEYKQMLCVDGAAVENPITLKPGEEWTGRLELSVVPST